One window of Hypanus sabinus isolate sHypSab1 chromosome 10, sHypSab1.hap1, whole genome shotgun sequence genomic DNA carries:
- the LOC132400923 gene encoding craniofacial development protein 2-like — MDIAALSKTRLADKGQLTEGGGGYTFWSSTEQREAGVGFAIQSHLTHKLAKLPEGINDRLITLRLPLGNKRSATLISAYAPTMTNPDDIKDKFYEELDTLIAAVPQSEKLIVLGDFNARVGTDYQTWEGILGRHGFGKCNSNGLLLLKTCATHDLVITNTLFHLLTRNKTSWMHPCSRHWHLIDYVITRKRDWQDVTVTKAMCGADCWTDHRLIVSKLKLHILPVRRPQGQKTAKRLNVSKLKSSVIAGKFREDLDSRLLDTPQDDHTSIEEQWMAFRDAVYSTALKNLGPAIRRYQDWFDENDEEIQALLSEKHQLFRAHQNDPTSQAKIDAFASARRKVQKKLP, encoded by the coding sequence ATGGACATTGCAGCACTCAGCAAAACACGCCTAGCAGACAAGGGCCAGCTTACAGAAGGTGGTGGTGGGTACACCTTCTGGAGCAGCACTGAACAACGAGAGGCTGGTGTTGGATTTGCCATCCAATCCCACCTCACTCATAAACTTGCCAAGCTTCCAGAGGGCATCAACGATCGCCTGATAACGCTTCGGCTCCCACTTGGCAATAAGAGGAGTGCAACGTTGATCAGTGCATATGCCCCAACGATGACCAACCCAGATGACATCAAAGATAAGTTCTATGAAGAACTTGACACCCTCATAGCAGCAGTCCCACAGTCAGAGAAGCTTATTGTCCTCGGGGACTTTAACGCCAGAGTGGGGACAGATTACCAGACCTGGGAAGGGATTCTTGGAAGACATGGTTTTGGCAAGTGTAACAGCAATGGCCTGCTGCTCCTCAAGACGTGCGCTACGCATGACCTTGTCATCACCAACACCCTATTCCACCTCCTTACCCGTAACAAGACATCTTGGATGCATCCATGCTCTAGGCACTGGCATCTGATTGACTATGTCATCACCAGAAAAAGGGACTGGCAAGACGTGACAGTGACAAAGGCCATGTGTGGTGCCGACTGCTGGACGGATCATCGACTCATTGTGTCCAAGCTTAAACTTCACATCCTGCCTGTGAGAAGACCCCAAGGTCAGAAGACTGCAAAGAGGCTAAATGTCTCCAAGCTGAAGAGCAGCGTAATTGCAGGAAAATTTCGTGAAGACCTAGATAGCAGGCTGCTTGACACACCCCAGGATGACCACACCAGCATTGAAGAGCAGTGGATGGCTTTCAGAGATGCAGTCTACTCTACTGCTCTCAAAAACCTCGGACCAGCAATCCGTAGATATCAAGACTGGTTTGATGAGAACGACGAGGAGATACAGGCACTGTtgtcagagaaacaccaactgttcagagCGCACCAGAACGATCCCACATCACAAGCAAAGATAGATGCCTTCGCCAGTGCAAGAcggaaagtgcagaagaaactccCGTGA